One genomic region from Melioribacteraceae bacterium encodes:
- a CDS encoding HEAT repeat domain-containing protein: MGEQKTKSTFFAEVKETYLMLLKNFGWLAFVYMGYKVYNLSETKTDFNILEDGLLLIVLGTLGVIIVGYLLAFILTPLIRIDKRRIQDYEQANKIFHLLGMIHTPSTSKLWLMACDAVVRLGAQHIPLVIQALDKETCPVKNPLGIKISSTASLRAGAAYYLGKLNVQSAVPQLILALDDYEADVRMIASQALGEIGDKSALPRIKEISETDKNAEVISFAQEALKKLSS, from the coding sequence ATGGGAGAGCAAAAAACAAAATCAACGTTTTTTGCGGAAGTAAAAGAAACATATTTAATGCTTCTAAAAAACTTCGGCTGGCTTGCGTTTGTTTACATGGGTTATAAGGTGTACAATTTATCGGAGACCAAAACTGATTTTAATATTCTAGAAGACGGACTGCTTTTAATTGTGTTGGGCACTTTGGGAGTTATTATTGTGGGCTACCTACTTGCTTTCATTCTAACACCGCTTATAAGAATTGATAAGAGAAGAATTCAGGATTATGAACAAGCAAATAAAATTTTTCATTTACTTGGGATGATTCACACTCCTTCAACATCGAAGCTATGGCTGATGGCATGCGATGCTGTTGTTAGGTTAGGCGCTCAGCATATTCCTCTAGTAATTCAAGCGCTTGATAAGGAAACGTGCCCGGTTAAAAACCCGCTCGGTATAAAAATATCGTCTACAGCAAGTTTACGCGCCGGTGCTGCATATTACCTCGGCAAACTCAACGTTCAGTCGGCTGTTCCGCAATTAATTCTGGCGCTTGATGATTATGAAGCCGATGTAAGAATGATTGCCTCTCAAGCTCTTGGTGAAATCGGCGATAAGTCTGCTCTGCCGCGCATCAAAGAAATTTCTGAAACCGATAAAAATGCAGAAGTTATAAGTTTTGCCCAGGAAGCACTTAAAAAATTATCGTCATAA
- a CDS encoding M20/M25/M40 family metallo-hydrolase, producing MKRFYSILFLLIIYVCPLLSQQDPVFQKILEIGRNENRAMVHQDVLCNRFGGRSTGSDAYTNSALWVYNELRSWGLKAELDEAGVEPVGFNRGPWFGKMIKPSEMYLEFGTPGYTAGTKGKQKGHVVVLPTENDRMEQIKEKIKGAWVLVDGENTGYPRDRDSVSSITKKLISYGALGTVQLSRVPFRLFDLRNLKSWDDLPTLPDIKLLDKQFDQIKSLVEKGEEVILEFDIRNFFYPGPVKYHNVIGVIPGTKYPDEYVILGAHLDSYDHATGAVDNASGVSRMMEAVRILAKAGVKPKRSIMVQLYAAEERGLVGSKAWVAKNKKKLPKISMMLNNDSGTNPVVGMGVPKVIFNYIKPAVEPIEKLDLKYKFTLQETGLIRRAGRGGTDSHSFTMEGVPAPWLRTQGPHQYGTTWHTLLDTYDQTIPDAQEHSALIYALLAYQIANLDKIVPRDGAFLPDGIYADLNTNKGRITLSLDYENVPVTVANFVGLAEGKIKNSVLKEGAPYFNGSIWHRVVPGHVIQAGMPKTDKETEGPGYQFPNEIFSKLSHNKAGMLGMANAGPHTNGSQFYITLGDRSYLDGNYTLFGWVAEGMDVVEKIVQGDTIKSVGITRIGEKANKFIVTDESFRKMVEDANVKLKLSEEKRAKDEEAAIKKILPGAASTPNGIKYSVLKEGTGDKPKTGSSLKVIYKGTALLSNFPFVSSSEGGMPTNYINQPESFVYTVGTNRINPGLDEILNEMKTGEKRKVIVPFAKAYGTTGFYGKTVEGKKRFIIPPFTSLVYEVEVIEVK from the coding sequence ATGAAACGCTTCTATTCAATTCTATTCCTTTTAATTATTTATGTTTGCCCGCTCTTATCCCAGCAGGATCCGGTTTTTCAGAAAATTCTGGAAATCGGCAGAAATGAAAACAGGGCTATGGTTCATCAGGACGTATTATGCAACCGCTTCGGGGGAAGATCAACCGGCTCCGATGCTTACACAAATTCCGCGCTCTGGGTTTATAACGAACTCCGCTCGTGGGGATTAAAAGCCGAGCTCGATGAAGCAGGCGTAGAACCGGTGGGATTCAACCGCGGACCCTGGTTCGGTAAAATGATCAAACCAAGCGAAATGTATCTTGAATTCGGAACACCCGGATACACTGCGGGCACAAAAGGAAAACAGAAAGGTCATGTTGTAGTTCTTCCAACAGAAAATGACCGGATGGAACAGATAAAAGAAAAAATTAAAGGGGCGTGGGTGCTGGTGGATGGAGAAAACACAGGTTATCCCCGCGACAGAGATTCTGTAAGCAGCATCACAAAGAAATTAATTTCATACGGTGCTTTAGGTACTGTTCAGTTATCTAGAGTTCCATTCAGATTGTTCGATTTAAGAAATTTAAAATCCTGGGATGATTTGCCTACGCTTCCCGATATCAAACTGCTCGATAAACAATTCGATCAGATTAAATCTCTAGTTGAAAAGGGAGAAGAAGTCATTCTCGAATTTGATATCCGCAATTTCTTTTATCCCGGACCGGTGAAATATCATAATGTAATTGGTGTAATACCCGGAACAAAATATCCTGACGAATATGTAATTCTGGGTGCTCATCTCGATTCATACGATCATGCAACCGGTGCTGTTGATAACGCTTCGGGTGTTTCGAGAATGATGGAAGCAGTGCGCATCCTTGCTAAAGCAGGCGTTAAACCGAAACGTTCTATTATGGTTCAGTTATATGCTGCCGAAGAAAGAGGACTGGTGGGCTCAAAAGCCTGGGTCGCAAAGAATAAGAAAAAATTACCTAAGATCTCGATGATGCTGAATAATGATAGCGGAACCAATCCGGTTGTAGGAATGGGCGTTCCAAAGGTGATTTTCAATTATATAAAACCGGCAGTTGAACCGATTGAAAAACTTGATCTCAAATATAAATTCACATTGCAGGAAACCGGTTTGATAAGACGCGCCGGACGGGGCGGAACAGATAGTCATTCATTTACAATGGAAGGCGTTCCGGCTCCATGGCTCCGAACACAGGGTCCGCATCAATACGGAACAACATGGCATACCTTGCTGGATACATATGATCAGACTATTCCCGACGCCCAGGAACACTCGGCGCTTATCTACGCACTGCTTGCTTATCAGATTGCAAATCTGGATAAGATCGTTCCAAGAGACGGAGCTTTCCTGCCCGACGGTATTTATGCCGATCTAAACACAAATAAAGGACGGATTACTTTATCACTCGATTATGAGAATGTCCCTGTGACGGTTGCAAACTTTGTAGGACTGGCAGAGGGTAAGATTAAAAACAGTGTTTTAAAAGAAGGAGCTCCCTATTTCAACGGAAGTATCTGGCACCGCGTTGTACCCGGGCACGTTATCCAGGCCGGAATGCCTAAGACCGATAAAGAAACAGAAGGGCCGGGATATCAATTTCCGAATGAAATCTTTTCGAAGCTTAGTCATAATAAGGCCGGTATGCTCGGTATGGCAAATGCCGGTCCTCATACTAACGGAAGCCAGTTCTATATTACACTGGGCGACAGGTCATACCTCGACGGCAATTACACTCTATTCGGTTGGGTGGCTGAAGGAATGGATGTGGTAGAAAAAATAGTGCAGGGAGACACAATAAAAAGTGTGGGAATTACCCGCATAGGTGAAAAGGCGAATAAATTCATCGTTACAGATGAATCATTCCGCAAGATGGTTGAAGATGCAAATGTAAAACTGAAATTGAGCGAAGAAAAAAGAGCAAAGGACGAGGAAGCGGCAATCAAAAAGATTTTACCGGGTGCAGCTTCAACCCCGAATGGAATAAAGTATTCCGTCTTAAAGGAAGGAACAGGAGATAAACCGAAAACCGGTTCATCACTTAAAGTTATTTACAAGGGTACTGCTCTCCTCTCGAACTTTCCGTTTGTAAGCAGTTCTGAAGGAGGAATGCCCACCAATTACATTAATCAGCCGGAAAGTTTCGTTTATACTGTAGGGACAAACAGAATAAATCCGGGTCTTGACGAGATATTGAACGAGATGAAAACCGGAGAGAAGAGAAAAGTAATTGTTCCGTTCGCAAAAGCTTATGGCACTACCGGATTCTACGGTAAAACCGTTGAAGGAAAAAAGAGATTCATTATTCCTCCTTTTACAAGTCTTGTTTACGAAGTTGAAGTTATTGAAGTGAAGTAA
- a CDS encoding U32 family peptidase — MSKIKLELLSPAKDLETGIAAIDCGADAVYIGSPQFGARAAAGNSLEDIRKLVEYAHKYWAKVYVTVNTVIYNDELEEVQRLIRELYEIKVDAVIFQDMALLEMDLPPVQLYASTQTHNYEIERIKFLDRLGIKRIILARELTIEEIKQIKREVNAELEFFVHGALCVSLSGQCYMSHELTGRSANRGECAQNCRLPYSLVDANGTVMVENKHLLSLRDLNLSEYLNELVDAGITSFKIEGRLKDVGYVKNITAFYRQKIDDIIRNNSNWIRASSGYSKIPFEPDPERTFNRGYTSYYLNDRTDHVSSPDTPKSTGKYLGKVTEVNNKGFVIGTTERISNGDGLCFYDIKGELAGMYVNRIEGRTVYTKELIGIRPGMKIYRNYDHSFEKLLSRECKRKIRTNIIIDEMEKGLKVTARDEDDISTTEIFDLKKEIASNPEKANDAVRKQFAKSGDTIFEIESVNLNFIKPLFIQLSSINEMRRRILQRLEFERLEKHKNENGKQNTEPGTKNSDNKFPQDNLDYKFNVTNKLAEKFYKVHGVLNYEPGFELQNNHTGKTVMTCKYCIKDEMGLCPFDTDKKVEEPLYLVNESRKYRLHFNCRDCLMEILVD, encoded by the coding sequence ATGTCCAAAATAAAATTAGAACTTCTATCTCCGGCCAAAGATCTTGAAACCGGAATTGCCGCAATCGATTGCGGAGCCGACGCCGTTTATATCGGATCCCCGCAATTCGGAGCCCGGGCTGCTGCGGGTAATTCACTTGAGGATATCAGAAAGCTTGTCGAGTACGCCCATAAATACTGGGCTAAAGTCTATGTGACAGTTAATACCGTTATCTACAATGATGAGCTTGAAGAAGTTCAGAGACTTATTAGAGAATTATATGAAATAAAAGTGGATGCAGTGATTTTCCAGGATATGGCACTTCTTGAAATGGATCTGCCCCCGGTTCAGCTATATGCGTCCACTCAGACGCACAATTATGAAATTGAACGGATAAAATTCTTAGACCGGCTCGGCATCAAGCGGATAATTCTGGCACGCGAACTTACTATTGAAGAAATAAAACAGATTAAGAGGGAAGTGAATGCCGAACTTGAGTTTTTTGTACATGGCGCTTTGTGTGTTAGTTTAAGCGGTCAGTGCTATATGAGTCACGAGCTTACCGGACGGAGTGCGAACCGGGGGGAATGCGCCCAGAATTGCCGCCTTCCATATTCGCTTGTTGACGCGAACGGTACTGTGATGGTCGAAAACAAACATCTGCTTTCGCTCCGCGACCTTAACCTTTCCGAATATCTAAACGAACTTGTTGATGCAGGTATAACTTCATTTAAAATTGAAGGCCGTCTTAAAGATGTTGGCTATGTAAAAAATATTACGGCATTCTACCGTCAGAAGATTGATGATATAATCCGGAATAACAGCAACTGGATACGGGCATCTTCAGGCTATTCAAAAATTCCTTTCGAACCCGATCCCGAAAGAACATTCAACCGGGGCTACACATCTTACTATTTAAATGACAGAACGGATCATGTCTCTTCGCCCGACACGCCTAAATCCACAGGTAAGTATTTGGGCAAAGTTACTGAAGTGAACAATAAGGGTTTTGTGATTGGGACAACAGAACGAATTTCTAATGGAGACGGATTATGCTTTTACGATATCAAGGGAGAATTAGCAGGAATGTATGTTAACCGTATAGAAGGCAGGACAGTCTACACAAAGGAATTAATTGGAATAAGACCGGGAATGAAAATTTATCGCAACTATGATCACTCATTTGAAAAACTATTGAGCAGAGAATGTAAAAGAAAAATCAGAACAAATATTATAATTGATGAGATGGAGAAAGGTTTAAAAGTTACCGCAAGGGACGAAGACGATATTAGCACAACAGAAATTTTTGATTTGAAAAAAGAAATTGCCTCTAATCCGGAAAAAGCTAATGATGCTGTTAGAAAGCAATTTGCTAAAAGCGGCGACACAATTTTTGAGATTGAATCCGTTAATCTGAATTTCATCAAACCGCTGTTCATACAGTTAAGCTCTATTAATGAGATGAGAAGAAGAATTTTACAGAGACTGGAATTCGAGCGTTTAGAAAAGCATAAAAATGAGAATGGAAAACAGAACACAGAACCGGGAACGAAGAACTCGGATAATAAATTCCCGCAAGATAATCTTGATTATAAATTTAACGTAACAAATAAACTGGCGGAAAAATTTTATAAAGTACACGGTGTTCTTAATTATGAACCGGGTTTCGAATTGCAGAACAATCACACCGGCAAGACGGTTATGACATGCAAGTATTGCATTAAAGATGAAATGGGGCTCTGCCCGTTCGATACAGATAAAAAAGTTGAAGAACCTCTCTATCTTGTAAATGAAAGCCGGAAATACCGGCTCCACTTCAATTGCAGGGATTGCCTGATGGAGATATTGGTCGATTAG
- a CDS encoding serpin family protein — MKSLKILLSLILIFAAGCETSSQFNDEIPVRELTRSEKLIVASADNFALKIFKNIAESESGKNVFISPLSISMALGMTLNGADGTTYEAMQNTLSLSGLTQQEINESYQSLIELLTGIDSKVIMQIANSIWYRNTIPFKQDFIETNRKYFDASINPMNFSDPATINIINNWVKESTGGKIDKIVEQIDPATIMFLINAIYFKGTWKYQFDKNKTIDDVFKKETGETIACRMMNLENDFYLSSNDSFTVIDLPYGRGNFSMTILLPAKDKTINDVIGTLTDASWAGLINNLTKMKRQLYMPKFKLEYKINLNETLKSLGMGVAFEPFGANFKRLYDGLNNAYISNVEHKTFVDVNEEGTEAAAVTSVEIGVTSIRDDIIRLDRPFIFAIREKNSNCILFIGKLEDPSLQ, encoded by the coding sequence ATGAAAAGTTTGAAGATACTTTTATCATTAATTTTGATTTTCGCTGCCGGATGCGAGACATCGTCTCAATTCAACGATGAAATTCCTGTCCGCGAACTTACCCGCTCCGAAAAACTGATTGTCGCTTCCGCAGATAATTTTGCCCTGAAAATATTTAAAAACATCGCGGAGTCTGAATCCGGGAAAAATGTTTTTATTTCTCCTTTAAGTATTTCAATGGCTCTTGGAATGACCCTTAACGGGGCCGACGGCACAACATATGAGGCGATGCAAAACACACTTTCACTTTCCGGACTAACGCAGCAGGAGATCAACGAATCATATCAATCATTAATAGAGCTCCTTACCGGAATAGACAGCAAAGTAATAATGCAGATAGCCAATTCGATCTGGTACCGGAACACAATTCCATTCAAGCAGGATTTTATCGAAACAAACCGCAAATATTTTGATGCTTCAATTAACCCGATGAATTTCAGCGACCCCGCAACAATTAATATTATTAACAACTGGGTAAAAGAATCTACCGGCGGAAAGATTGATAAAATTGTTGAGCAGATCGATCCGGCTACCATAATGTTTTTAATTAACGCTATCTATTTCAAAGGGACCTGGAAATATCAATTTGATAAAAATAAAACCATTGATGATGTGTTTAAGAAAGAAACGGGTGAGACCATTGCCTGCCGGATGATGAACCTCGAAAATGATTTTTATCTTTCGTCGAACGATTCATTCACTGTTATCGATCTCCCATACGGAAGAGGTAATTTCAGCATGACAATTCTCCTCCCCGCAAAAGATAAGACAATAAATGATGTAATCGGAACGCTTACGGATGCAAGCTGGGCCGGACTAATAAATAATCTGACCAAGATGAAACGCCAGCTTTACATGCCTAAATTCAAACTTGAATACAAAATCAATCTTAACGAAACATTAAAATCCCTTGGAATGGGGGTGGCGTTTGAGCCTTTTGGCGCTAACTTTAAAAGACTTTACGATGGACTGAACAACGCCTACATCAGCAATGTCGAACACAAAACGTTTGTGGATGTGAACGAAGAGGGAACGGAAGCCGCTGCCGTTACTTCTGTAGAAATCGGTGTTACATCAATAAGGGATGATATAATAAGGCTCGATAGACCGTTTATATTCGCGATAAGGGAAAAGAACAGCAACTGTATTCTCTTTATCGGCAAGCTGGAGGATCCTTCGCTTCAGTAA